The Streptococcus oralis Uo5 genome includes a window with the following:
- the rpsI gene encoding 30S ribosomal protein S9: MSQAQYAGTGRRKNAVARVRLVPGTGKITVNKKDVEEYIPHADLRLVINQPFAVTSTVGSYDVFVNVVGGGYAGQSGAIRHGIARALLQVDPDFRDSLKRAGLLTRDSRKVERKKPGLKKARKASQFSKR; the protein is encoded by the coding sequence ATGTCACAAGCACAATATGCAGGTACTGGACGTCGTAAAAACGCTGTTGCACGCGTTCGCCTTGTTCCAGGAACTGGTAAAATCACTGTTAACAAAAAAGATGTTGAAGAGTACATCCCACACGCTGACCTTCGTCTCGTTATCAACCAACCATTCGCAGTTACTTCAACTGTAGGTTCATACGACGTTTTCGTTAACGTTGTAGGTGGTGGATACGCTGGTCAATCAGGAGCTATCCGTCATGGTATCGCTCGTGCCCTTCTTCAAGTAGACCCAGACTTCCGCGATTCATTGAAACGCGCAGGACTTCTTACTCGTGACTCACGTAAGGTTGAGCGTAAGAAACCAGGTCTTAAGAAAGCTCGTAAAGCATCACAATTCTCAAAACGTTAA
- a CDS encoding LysR family transcriptional regulator: MNLKDLQYFYDLCQLQSYTEVAKQHKVSQPSISYAIKRLEESFNCKLIHHDPSHRSFKLTNQGQILLKHTELILPEVISTRKEINRSLAHCSTVGFPPIIIQYLFSVLNKEAEFDFLKKVRPIRGGSVELLNLLLKGELDASLLGLIEPLNHPLIGTHELFHKELYVVLSKNHPLANAPSLAFAELVDQSFILLDEHFVHLKAFELLNQKHQNKAEIFFKTDDIVVLKELLKKGIGVSLLADIALSDEDDDLIKISLIPEDQITFTVYYAYLKSATPSSEVEDLFNLIKSYE; this comes from the coding sequence ATGAATTTAAAAGATCTACAATATTTTTATGACCTCTGCCAGCTTCAATCCTATACGGAAGTAGCAAAACAACATAAAGTCAGCCAACCATCTATTTCTTATGCCATCAAGCGCTTAGAGGAATCTTTTAATTGCAAATTGATTCACCATGATCCTTCACATCGCTCCTTTAAACTAACTAATCAAGGACAAATCCTTCTGAAGCATACAGAACTGATTTTACCTGAGGTCATTTCTACTCGCAAAGAAATTAATCGCTCTTTGGCGCATTGCTCTACTGTAGGATTCCCTCCTATTATCATTCAGTATCTTTTCTCTGTCTTAAATAAAGAAGCTGAATTTGATTTTTTAAAAAAGGTACGTCCTATTCGTGGTGGATCCGTAGAATTATTAAATCTTCTCCTTAAGGGAGAACTAGATGCGAGCTTACTCGGCTTGATTGAACCACTCAATCATCCTTTAATAGGGACACATGAACTCTTTCATAAAGAACTGTATGTCGTTTTATCTAAGAACCATCCTCTTGCCAATGCTCCTTCCCTTGCTTTTGCAGAATTAGTAGATCAATCCTTTATACTCTTAGACGAACACTTTGTTCATCTAAAAGCTTTTGAACTACTTAATCAAAAGCATCAAAACAAGGCAGAAATATTCTTTAAGACTGATGACATTGTCGTTCTTAAAGAACTTTTAAAGAAAGGGATTGGCGTTAGTTTACTGGCTGATATCGCACTTTCTGATGAAGATGATGATTTAATAAAAATCTCTCTAATACCGGAGGACCAGATAACATTTACAGTTTATTACGCTTATCTCAAATCAGCTACACCGTCATCAGAAGTAGAGGACTTATTTAATCTCATTAAATCATATGAATAG
- a CDS encoding helix-turn-helix domain-containing protein, giving the protein MTNKNYLQHYISQKVKYFRTQKKMSQEELSEQAGLGLKYINQLENQNVNLTIHSLEKVIVALEMTPEEFFNFDSLEATSDKTDNLSLKRINMKVKQLPIDKREKMLVIFESILDNL; this is encoded by the coding sequence ATGACGAATAAAAACTATTTACAACACTATATTTCCCAAAAAGTGAAATATTTTCGAACACAGAAAAAAATGAGCCAGGAAGAACTTTCGGAACAAGCAGGACTTGGGCTTAAGTATATCAATCAACTTGAAAACCAAAATGTGAATCTGACCATTCACAGTCTTGAAAAAGTGATTGTCGCCCTAGAGATGACCCCAGAGGAATTTTTCAATTTTGATAGCCTTGAAGCAACCTCTGATAAGACTGACAATCTTTCACTCAAAAGAATCAACATGAAGGTTAAACAACTCCCCATTGATAAACGAGAAAAGATGTTGGTCATTTTTGAAAGTATCTTAGATAACCTTTGA
- a CDS encoding malolactic enzyme encodes MTAHDILNNPFLNKGTAFTLEERKELGLIGLLPPYVQTIEEQATQTYAQMQTKANDLEKRLFLMEIFNTNRTLFYYLFSQHLEEFNPIVYDPTIADTIEGYSDLFVDPQYAGYLDINHPENIEATLKNAAGDREIRLIVVTDAEGILGIGDWGTNGVDISVGKLMVYTGAAGIDPSMVLPLVIDAGTNREELRNNPNYLGNRHERVRGDRYYDFIDQFVQTAERLFPKLYLHWEDFGRLNAANILEKYRKQIPTFNDDIQGTGIVTLGGIFGSLDISGEKLTDQVYLCYGGGTAGAGIASRVLREMVSEGLSEEEAYKRFFMVDKQGLLFDDMDDLTPEQKPFAKKRADFSNADKLTDLLEVVKTVKPTILVGTSTQPNTFTKEIVEAMCENTERPMIFPLSNPTKLAEAIAKDLIEWSDGKAFVATGIPADTVSYKGVDYVIGQANNALIYPGLGLGMLASEASLLTDEMIGAAAHSLSGIVNPGQPGAPVLPPFKYVADVSIKVAEAVAKKAQEQGLARAKETDMVKAVRDLKWYPEYR; translated from the coding sequence ATGACTGCACATGATATTTTAAACAACCCTTTCCTCAATAAAGGTACTGCCTTTACCTTAGAGGAGCGAAAGGAACTAGGTCTTATTGGTTTACTGCCACCGTATGTTCAAACGATTGAAGAACAAGCGACGCAAACTTATGCACAGATGCAAACAAAAGCCAATGATTTAGAAAAGCGTCTTTTCCTAATGGAAATTTTTAATACCAACCGGACTCTTTTCTATTACCTCTTTTCTCAACATTTGGAGGAATTCAATCCAATTGTATACGATCCAACCATTGCAGATACCATTGAAGGCTATAGTGACCTCTTTGTAGATCCACAATATGCGGGATATCTTGATATCAATCATCCTGAAAATATTGAAGCCACTTTGAAAAATGCTGCTGGGGATCGCGAGATTCGCCTCATTGTTGTAACAGATGCAGAAGGAATCCTTGGAATCGGTGACTGGGGAACAAATGGTGTTGATATTTCTGTCGGGAAATTGATGGTCTACACGGGTGCTGCTGGAATCGATCCTTCTATGGTTCTTCCTTTAGTCATTGATGCAGGGACTAACCGTGAAGAACTTCGTAACAATCCTAATTACTTAGGAAATCGTCACGAACGGGTCCGCGGAGATCGTTACTACGACTTCATTGACCAATTTGTTCAAACAGCCGAGCGTCTCTTTCCTAAACTCTACCTTCACTGGGAAGACTTCGGCCGCTTGAATGCTGCCAATATCCTTGAAAAATACCGGAAACAAATTCCAACTTTTAATGATGATATTCAAGGCACAGGGATTGTTACCTTGGGCGGTATCTTTGGCTCACTGGATATTAGTGGTGAAAAATTAACAGATCAAGTTTATCTCTGCTATGGTGGTGGTACTGCGGGTGCAGGAATTGCCTCTCGTGTTCTTCGTGAAATGGTGAGTGAAGGTCTTTCTGAAGAAGAAGCTTATAAACGTTTCTTTATGGTTGATAAACAAGGTCTTCTATTTGATGATATGGATGACCTAACTCCTGAACAAAAACCGTTTGCTAAGAAACGTGCTGACTTTAGTAACGCAGACAAGTTGACTGACCTGCTTGAAGTAGTGAAGACTGTGAAGCCAACCATTCTTGTAGGAACTTCGACTCAACCTAATACCTTCACTAAAGAAATAGTAGAGGCTATGTGTGAAAACACAGAACGTCCGATGATCTTCCCTTTGTCAAATCCAACCAAACTAGCTGAAGCTATTGCCAAAGATTTGATTGAATGGTCAGATGGCAAAGCTTTTGTCGCAACAGGAATTCCTGCTGATACGGTTTCTTATAAAGGTGTCGACTATGTGATTGGTCAAGCCAATAATGCCTTGATTTACCCAGGTCTTGGTCTAGGTATGCTGGCTTCTGAAGCAAGTCTTTTAACTGATGAAATGATTGGAGCAGCGGCTCATTCATTGAGTGGTATTGTCAATCCAGGCCAACCAGGAGCTCCTGTTTTGCCGCCGTTCAAATATGTAGCAGATGTTTCTATTAAAGTAGCGGAAGCAGTCGCTAAAAAAGCGCAAGAACAAGGTCTTGCACGCGCTAAGGAAACAGATATGGTCAAAGCCGTTCGTGATTTGAAGTGGTATCCAGAGTATAGATAA
- a CDS encoding AEC family transporter: MSLFLTSITSIIPIIAIIVLGYILQVKGWFGDDFGPNLSRLIMNVALPASIFVSVMKYLTLDKLISLSGGLLYTFVAFILGYIVAYIAVVVFKVRPGRRGTMINTFVNANTIFIGLPLNVALFGDQALPYFLIYYITNTISTWTLGVYLMTSDSKSGQSKETSKFDWKKLLPAPLVGFLVALLFLILRIPIPDFATNTLTYVGNIVTPLSLIYIGIVLAKAGLNTIAFDKDTIVTLVGRFILAPLIMLLVLKFFAPNMATVEFKTFMIQSATPALAVLPILANQGKGDVEFSTNVVTLSTVLFIVVIPIIQTLLG; the protein is encoded by the coding sequence ATGTCACTCTTTTTAACCTCGATTACGAGTATCATTCCGATAATTGCTATTATTGTTTTGGGGTATATTCTTCAGGTGAAGGGATGGTTTGGAGATGACTTTGGACCTAACCTATCTCGTTTGATCATGAATGTAGCCTTGCCAGCATCAATCTTTGTGTCGGTGATGAAATACCTAACACTAGATAAACTAATCAGTCTTTCTGGAGGTCTCCTTTATACATTTGTGGCCTTTATCTTGGGCTATATCGTAGCTTATATTGCAGTTGTGGTTTTCAAGGTTCGTCCAGGACGGCGAGGGACCATGATTAATACCTTTGTGAATGCCAATACTATTTTTATCGGTTTACCATTAAACGTTGCTCTTTTTGGGGATCAGGCTCTTCCTTATTTCTTAATTTACTATATCACCAATACGATTTCCACCTGGACATTGGGCGTGTATTTGATGACGAGCGATAGTAAATCGGGTCAAAGCAAGGAGACAAGTAAATTTGACTGGAAGAAATTACTACCAGCTCCGCTTGTAGGTTTTCTTGTGGCTCTACTATTTTTGATTCTCCGAATTCCTATTCCAGATTTCGCAACGAATACCTTAACCTATGTTGGAAATATCGTCACTCCCTTATCTCTGATTTATATTGGTATCGTTCTTGCTAAGGCAGGCTTGAATACCATTGCTTTTGATAAAGATACAATTGTCACTTTAGTTGGACGCTTTATCCTAGCTCCTCTAATCATGCTTCTTGTATTGAAGTTCTTTGCACCAAATATGGCGACAGTAGAATTTAAGACCTTTATGATTCAGTCCGCTACGCCAGCTTTAGCTGTTCTCCCAATCCTTGCTAATCAAGGAAAAGGAGATGTGGAATTCTCTACGAATGTAGTGACTTTAAGTACGGTTCTATTTATCGTTGTTATTCCAATAATACAAACTTTATTAGGATAA
- a CDS encoding Mbeg1-like protein, whose product MTNSNLKDFDNFYANLAQSAYTGRPIKFPYESQREKNRALLNSGQSLYFDFSQDTKIYNKDKKEWEITPGGKNLPHNGKVYLQPDPDLHTVEDTIKLQVGDPGGGIHQEEYPIKRYQKGLLTDERAGFNAYYLTDTPTLTKDTKKTYMTIRGSDAISIENLNDWIDNDAQFALNHIHTPQAKLATVGMKTKIAEMREKAPNATMDIAAHSLGTIVSAQGVAGLSDQELEKIGKVVLFDGPDTTKSLKKMGLSDEKIKKISEKIEYYVNPFDVVGMLNREHTITKLPGDSDEPLKKPVGKVNVLVPLHYTQITDPESSHDFGVFQSDGKGNLLTASEDFHPELLRAGEKLARLIATTLDVLRNLGVDENVASNVLNAIMRGEFKIKAAIGYAVYENFTTEYSKIVEEARQESIKWDREAIPRYQEQLRSGNLSGNQRILVRAQLLQTAAQLANFDMEDKVKSVKTLLSDAKEDIQNMIKETRQTAFDMVGYLSSSEVTNLLSGFDTTSFWDEGVASDTKTAATSFLTQIEQLGESLVKASGSFETIDTNSAEDFNNLLADVKQTWRGKNVSPNG is encoded by the coding sequence TTGACGAATAGTAATTTAAAAGATTTTGATAATTTCTATGCGAATTTAGCTCAGTCAGCCTATACTGGTAGACCAATAAAATTTCCTTATGAATCTCAGAGAGAAAAAAATAGGGCTTTGTTAAATTCAGGTCAATCACTCTATTTCGATTTCTCTCAAGATACTAAGATTTATAACAAGGATAAAAAAGAATGGGAAATCACTCCCGGAGGTAAAAATCTTCCTCATAATGGTAAGGTCTACTTGCAACCAGATCCTGATTTACATACTGTGGAAGATACGATAAAACTCCAAGTTGGTGATCCTGGAGGAGGGATTCACCAAGAAGAGTATCCTATCAAACGCTATCAAAAAGGACTCTTAACGGATGAGAGAGCTGGTTTTAATGCCTACTACTTAACGGATACGCCAACCTTAACTAAAGATACCAAGAAAACCTATATGACCATCCGCGGAAGTGATGCTATCAGTATAGAGAATTTGAACGACTGGATTGACAACGATGCTCAGTTTGCGCTCAACCATATCCATACGCCGCAAGCCAAGTTAGCAACAGTAGGAATGAAAACGAAAATCGCTGAGATGCGCGAAAAGGCTCCAAATGCGACGATGGACATTGCAGCTCATTCCCTAGGAACCATTGTCTCTGCGCAAGGGGTAGCTGGCCTCAGTGATCAAGAACTGGAGAAAATCGGCAAAGTCGTCCTCTTTGACGGCCCGGACACGACAAAGAGTTTAAAGAAAATGGGACTCAGTGACGAGAAAATCAAAAAGATTAGCGAAAAAATCGAGTACTATGTCAATCCTTTTGATGTCGTGGGGATGCTTAATCGTGAGCATACCATCACCAAATTACCTGGGGATTCCGATGAACCACTTAAGAAACCCGTCGGTAAAGTCAATGTCCTTGTCCCCTTGCATTATACCCAGATTACTGATCCGGAAAGTTCCCATGACTTTGGTGTTTTCCAATCGGATGGAAAGGGAAATTTATTGACTGCGTCTGAGGATTTTCACCCAGAATTGCTCAGGGCAGGTGAAAAGCTGGCTAGATTAATTGCGACAACCTTGGATGTTTTAAGAAATCTAGGAGTCGATGAAAATGTAGCCTCAAATGTTTTAAATGCCATTATGAGGGGTGAGTTTAAAATAAAGGCAGCTATTGGTTATGCCGTTTACGAGAATTTTACAACTGAATATAGTAAGATCGTCGAAGAAGCTCGTCAGGAATCTATAAAGTGGGATCGAGAAGCTATTCCTCGTTATCAGGAACAACTGAGAAGCGGCAATCTTTCAGGAAATCAAAGAATCTTGGTTCGAGCTCAGTTGCTTCAGACAGCAGCCCAGTTGGCAAATTTTGACATGGAAGACAAAGTTAAATCTGTGAAAACTTTACTTTCAGATGCTAAGGAAGATATTCAAAACATGATAAAAGAAACAAGACAGACAGCGTTTGACATGGTTGGATATTTGTCAAGTTCAGAAGTTACAAATCTACTTTCTGGTTTTGACACAACAAGCTTTTGGGATGAAGGCGTTGCAAGTGACACGAAGACAGCAGCAACATCCTTCCTGACACAAATTGAGCAGCTAGGGGAAAGCCTGGTTAAAGCTAGTGGTTCCTTTGAAACCATAGATACAAATAGTGCTGAAGATTTTAACAATCTATTGGCGGATGTAAAACAAACATGGAGGGGAAAGAATGTTAGTCCTAACGGATGA
- a CDS encoding WXG100 family type VII secretion target, with protein sequence MALIQLTTEELRTSAQKYTQGSEEVRQVLRTLTQEQNTIRDNWKGAAFESFDRQFTELSPKIEEFATLLDEINAQLNKVAEIVEQNDQDLASQI encoded by the coding sequence ATGGCTTTAATTCAATTAACAACAGAAGAATTGCGCACCTCTGCTCAAAAGTACACTCAAGGTTCTGAGGAAGTAAGACAAGTACTTCGTACATTGACTCAAGAGCAAAATACTATCCGAGACAACTGGAAAGGTGCTGCTTTTGAGAGCTTTGATCGCCAATTCACAGAATTGTCTCCAAAAATTGAGGAGTTTGCAACTTTGCTTGATGAGATCAATGCACAGTTGAACAAGGTTGCTGAAATTGTTGAACAAAACGACCAAGATCTTGCATCACAAATTTAA
- the esaA gene encoding type VII secretion protein EsaA: MRKNRIFKYIGSSLLALGLLALIIFLNLSVQKNTTISNENNAKANQQTKLNVAIVNEDKPVYVDTKEYNLGASYVKNIERDNSQNWSVVPRGAADSGLESGKYQLVLTIPSDFSEKILDINSINVDKTTINYKVNAQGNLQVENDANKLAKDIVADLNGQLVDMYMASILNNLYTAQKNVQASSQIQATNIGNYRTNLYNTAINSKNLFPTLYSMSSSSVDANSALKTGLDSYSQIFGRYDVSQIAYGKKLDTLLQDRVTEKKNHADVITGLISQSREDVKGQIKTYKELIKAQRILTSNIDGTPASTDGTSPEVEAYYKKVAESISTEIGSLQKNLTDERTKFENHKKDIHNFIDEKLATYYGTSDKSEITLGRFLDKAANKDLEKVEESLKEQLASAISELPKEDFSGKEFSGFGMTPITIPSVNYTDLKTIKEPSDEISLTDLKNLENKAITSTSAVGRTGTKAKVSWKAGTGVTVHSVTYDGTPVEFGQEIDLKTGGTFKVAYSVAEAAPTPTTSSTGASSPTPKAEPKTVDISLNDVQAISAPIDVLAVQQAAVSYGQKVQKIASAYQKVESLKQAYDTVRGLKNSDVSKALSDIWFEAISSNLKKYEDSLTAPTSDTDKDGAKGKVDKALSNLTTLKPILEKNVQDVLTTNQELNTKIDEQLELYKKLEKKLDDLVGEQGKGNDAFEETNNQLKTLNTDYAALLSETTGVKESSQSNVKAAESVNETLGNFNRELSNAQTSTEKLSQDADSLMTQFNEELTNNGNFVESFVKVLNNAYQNGVPNEVLLNFLSNPVTQNATSVKATVNVYRPFTWILLLEIVSLFTAYLFATQNVIRKVKDKFKLDKLHDTDLMTVTILSALSLVVGLVVGVVSSVQLQVGREYQPSWVLLIVLAAFVLIQGQYLLLKHFRVIGMGLSFFMMISFVYLSNAIGTTASLTGFPAFIKNLNALSILEGLLSGYFDGHPAAIIAFVATIVVIAVLLVINVFIRESSLWFQASQAEKE, from the coding sequence ATGAGGAAGAATAGAATTTTTAAATATATAGGAAGTAGTCTGCTGGCATTAGGATTGCTTGCATTGATTATTTTTTTGAATCTATCTGTTCAAAAAAATACAACGATTAGCAATGAAAATAATGCAAAGGCTAATCAGCAGACAAAATTAAATGTAGCTATCGTAAATGAAGATAAGCCTGTCTACGTAGATACAAAAGAATACAATCTAGGTGCTAGTTATGTAAAAAATATCGAGCGTGATAATTCACAAAACTGGTCTGTTGTCCCTCGTGGAGCAGCTGATTCTGGGTTAGAAAGTGGGAAATACCAACTCGTTTTAACAATTCCTAGTGACTTTTCTGAAAAAATACTCGATATTAACAGCATCAATGTTGATAAGACAACCATCAATTATAAGGTGAATGCGCAAGGAAATTTGCAAGTAGAAAATGATGCAAATAAACTAGCGAAAGATATTGTTGCTGATTTGAATGGTCAGTTAGTCGATATGTATATGGCTAGTATTTTGAACAATCTTTACACTGCACAAAAGAATGTTCAAGCTAGCTCACAGATACAAGCGACCAATATCGGAAACTATCGTACGAATTTATATAATACAGCTATCAACTCTAAAAATCTTTTCCCAACTCTCTATAGTATGTCTAGTTCTTCTGTTGACGCCAACAGTGCTTTAAAGACAGGTTTGGATAGTTATTCTCAGATTTTTGGTCGTTATGACGTTTCACAGATTGCCTATGGTAAAAAGCTTGACACTCTGCTTCAGGATAGGGTCACTGAGAAGAAAAATCATGCGGATGTTATCACTGGGCTCATCTCTCAGAGTCGGGAAGACGTTAAGGGACAAATTAAAACTTATAAGGAATTAATTAAAGCTCAACGTATTCTGACTTCTAATATAGATGGAACACCAGCATCCACTGATGGAACGTCACCAGAAGTTGAGGCTTACTATAAAAAAGTAGCAGAAAGCATCAGCACAGAGATTGGTAGCTTACAGAAAAATCTAACAGACGAAAGAACGAAGTTTGAAAATCATAAAAAGGATATTCATAACTTTATTGATGAGAAATTAGCCACTTACTATGGAACAAGTGATAAGAGCGAAATCACTCTCGGTCGATTTTTGGATAAAGCTGCAAACAAGGATTTAGAGAAGGTTGAGGAATCTCTAAAAGAGCAGCTGGCTTCTGCAATCTCAGAATTACCCAAAGAAGACTTTAGTGGAAAAGAATTTAGTGGTTTTGGTATGACACCAATCACAATTCCTTCTGTAAACTATACAGATTTAAAAACGATTAAAGAGCCAAGCGACGAGATTTCTTTGACGGACTTGAAGAATCTGGAAAATAAGGCAATTACTAGTACGAGTGCTGTTGGACGAACAGGAACAAAGGCTAAGGTATCATGGAAGGCTGGAACAGGAGTGACGGTTCATTCGGTCACTTATGATGGCACACCAGTTGAGTTTGGTCAAGAAATTGATTTGAAGACGGGTGGGACTTTCAAAGTAGCCTATAGTGTTGCAGAGGCAGCTCCGACTCCAACTACAAGTTCAACTGGGGCTTCAAGCCCAACTCCAAAAGCGGAGCCAAAGACTGTTGATATTTCCTTGAATGATGTTCAAGCAATCAGTGCTCCGATAGATGTCTTAGCCGTTCAGCAAGCAGCAGTTTCTTACGGACAAAAAGTTCAGAAAATAGCTTCTGCCTACCAAAAGGTAGAATCACTAAAACAAGCATACGATACCGTCAGAGGGTTAAAAAATAGTGATGTGTCTAAAGCATTGTCAGATATTTGGTTTGAAGCTATTAGTTCAAATCTGAAGAAGTATGAAGACAGCTTAACTGCACCTACTAGCGATACAGATAAAGATGGTGCTAAAGGGAAAGTAGATAAAGCCTTGTCAAATTTGACTACTCTGAAGCCTATTTTAGAAAAAAATGTGCAGGATGTTTTGACTACCAACCAAGAATTGAATACAAAAATCGATGAACAGTTAGAGTTGTACAAGAAGTTGGAAAAGAAACTAGATGATTTGGTTGGGGAGCAAGGGAAAGGCAATGATGCTTTTGAAGAGACTAATAATCAACTGAAAACTCTAAATACTGATTATGCAGCTCTATTGTCAGAAACTACGGGTGTGAAGGAGTCTTCTCAAAGTAATGTCAAAGCTGCAGAGTCTGTGAATGAAACTTTAGGTAATTTCAATCGTGAATTGTCAAACGCTCAAACAAGTACTGAAAAGTTGTCACAAGATGCTGACTCCTTGATGACGCAGTTTAACGAAGAATTGACTAACAATGGAAACTTTGTAGAATCCTTTGTGAAGGTTCTGAATAATGCCTATCAAAATGGGGTGCCAAACGAAGTATTGCTCAACTTCTTATCCAATCCTGTTACCCAAAATGCTACTTCAGTGAAAGCGACTGTCAATGTTTACCGTCCATTTACATGGATTTTACTATTGGAGATTGTTAGTCTCTTCACAGCCTATCTGTTTGCAACTCAAAACGTTATTCGCAAAGTCAAAGATAAGTTCAAACTTGATAAGTTACATGATACAGACTTGATGACGGTAACCATCCTATCTGCTTTAAGTCTCGTTGTCGGATTGGTAGTTGGTGTTGTATCAAGTGTTCAGCTACAGGTTGGTCGTGAGTATCAACCATCTTGGGTTCTATTAATTGTTTTAGCCGCATTTGTACTGATTCAAGGACAATATCTATTGCTTAAACATTTCCGAGTGATTGGTATGGGACTCTCCTTCTTTATGATGATTAGCTTTGTCTACCTATCAAATGCTATTGGGACAACAGCAAGTCTAACTGGTTTCCCAGCATTTATCAAAAATCTCAATGCGTTATCGATATTAGAAGGTTTGCTCTCAGGATACTTTGATGGACATCCAGCAGCAATTATCGCTTTTGTTGCAACGATTGTTGTCATAGCTGTTTTACTTGTTATAAATGTTTTTATCAGAGAAAGTAGTTTGTGGTTTCAAGCAAGCCAAGCTGAGAAAGAATAG
- the essA gene encoding type VII secretion protein EssA, whose protein sequence is MKKIILFLLTLVTCAAVSGAAADDLKDNSLQIDDSRLEKKEGLKFGLQSEQIKELFNEATQKRLQDMQQHQEEQLITERGQLFSAIQRPVKKSSEEQLFQPNAQKTIKFQTNIGHVEKGGLNDFLPEIFYVVLIFLLFGATAVMSYRVMVEGMD, encoded by the coding sequence ATGAAGAAAATCATTCTTTTCCTTCTTACCTTAGTAACATGTGCAGCAGTCTCTGGGGCTGCTGCAGATGATTTGAAGGATAACAGTCTGCAGATTGATGATTCCCGACTTGAAAAGAAAGAGGGATTGAAATTTGGTCTACAGTCTGAACAAATCAAGGAGCTTTTTAATGAAGCGACTCAAAAGAGGTTGCAGGACATGCAACAGCATCAAGAGGAACAGTTGATCACAGAAAGGGGCCAACTGTTTTCTGCTATACAGAGACCAGTGAAAAAATCTTCTGAAGAACAGTTGTTTCAGCCCAATGCTCAAAAAACAATCAAGTTCCAAACAAATATAGGCCATGTAGAAAAAGGTGGTCTGAATGACTTTCTTCCAGAGATATTCTATGTGGTGTTGATTTTCTTGCTTTTTGGAGCAACGGCAGTAATGAGTTATCGTGTGATGGTAGAAGGGATGGACTAA
- a CDS encoding EsaB/YukD family protein, with protein MEQHINITLRLRERDVDIRIPRRIEVRRLVREVDTIFNPGIKRKKYQLRIVNKGLLIDEGKHLSDYPMTTGDLVEIEEI; from the coding sequence GTGGAGCAACATATCAATATTACCCTACGTTTGAGAGAAAGAGATGTGGATATTCGCATTCCACGGCGAATTGAAGTGCGCCGGCTGGTGCGAGAAGTGGATACGATTTTTAATCCAGGTATCAAGCGAAAAAAATATCAATTAAGAATTGTCAATAAAGGTTTGTTGATTGATGAAGGAAAACATCTGTCTGATTATCCTATGACGACAGGAGATTTAGTAGAAATTGAGGAGATATAG